A single Pan troglodytes isolate AG18354 chromosome X, NHGRI_mPanTro3-v2.0_pri, whole genome shotgun sequence DNA region contains:
- the LOC465714 gene encoding protein FAM236A isoform X2: MIFTPFLPPADLNVKGLQKDPEEWVAVSDATEDPSGGTGLPREPALLRGSWRSRFQRALACFTKCFRGGYRALGI; this comes from the exons ATGATCTTCACTCCCTTCCTTCCACCTGCTGACCTG AATGTGAAAGGGCTGCAAAAAGACCCTGAGGAATGGGTGGCTGTGTCTGACGCCACGGAGGACCCATCCGGTGGCACAGGCTTGCCCAGGGAACCTGCTCTTCTGCGAGGGTCTTGGAGGAGCCGGTTCCAGAGAGCCCTGGCATGTTTCACCAAGTGTTTCAG GGGAGGATACCGGGCACTCGGAATCTGA
- the LOC465714 gene encoding protein FAM236A isoform X1 produces the protein MIFTPFLPPADLSVFQNVKGLQKDPEEWVAVSDATEDPSGGTGLPREPALLRGSWRSRFQRALACFTKCFRGGYRALGI, from the exons ATGATCTTCACTCCCTTCCTTCCACCTGCTGACCTG TCTGTCTTTCAGAATGTGAAAGGGCTGCAAAAAGACCCTGAGGAATGGGTGGCTGTGTCTGACGCCACGGAGGACCCATCCGGTGGCACAGGCTTGCCCAGGGAACCTGCTCTTCTGCGAGGGTCTTGGAGGAGCCGGTTCCAGAGAGCCCTGGCATGTTTCACCAAGTGTTTCAG GGGAGGATACCGGGCACTCGGAATCTGA